GGCCTGCGGCCGACGGGTTGGCGGGTTACGCCGTAAACAGCGCGGCTAACCCACCCTACAAATAAGCAAGCGAGGTAGGACCATGTATCATCGAACCGCCGTGTACGTGATCCGTATGCCCGGTGGTTTAGGGCGGGGCCGCGAGGCCTCCCCCTATCCTGATTGGGCAACGATTAGCACGAAGAGTAGACTATCGGTCGGATAGATACGAATCACCGAACCCAATATGCAAGCGCGACTTACGATGGTGTACTGGCGTGGGGATCACTTCTTTCTCGGGAAGTTACTGGAACATCCAGAAATTATGACGCAAGGCGAAACACTCGAAGAGCTTGAAGAAAACCTCAAAGATGCGTACCTCGCAATGGTGCTCGACGATGTACCGGATCACTATAAAACTAAAGAACTTGCTTTGTGAAGCGCACGGAGCTTATCCGGCAGCTGAAGCAGCAAAGTTGCCGACTTCACAGGCACGGTACTCGGCATGATATTTACATCAATCCTACAACTGGGTTCCTCGTCACGGTGAGATTGATAATGGCCCTTGCCAAGCACATCAAGAAATACCTCGGCCTTACATCATAATGCATTCCGTTGCCCAACAAACTGCTCAAGCGTCAACTCCCGCACCAGAAAAAACGCCAAACCAGTGACCGCAAGTCCCTGGACCACGGTGATGAGCAAAGGCGCATAGAGCCGCCAGCCGGCGCAGCGCCAGCGGCGGACCCAGGCGAGTCGGCGGATGGGCCTGCCTGGTCGCGAGTCTTGCGCATAGGAGAGCCGCGCTTTATGGTACCTCTGAGTAACCCGCAATGTGCATTAGTTGAACCCGCAAACGGCTCCACCCTAAGCTCGCTTCAAATCCACGCGACTGACTTTTATGAGCCGGTGTCCCACCATATCAACAGCCGCTTGTGCCTGCTCCAAAGGGATGTAACCGATCAGTGGCTCGTAAGCGCCGTCTTGAGGGTGCATGTCGATAAATAACACCTCCGTTAGTACCGGGCGAAAACGCTCCATCCGTAGCAGAACCGGCCCACAGATCATGCCGCGAATGACGTTTTGGTCAGCGGTCTCTATGTCGACGGTATCAAGCTCAGTCAGCGTACCCAAGCGGTCACGCCAGGCGTTAGGCAACGTCAGATAGGCAGCTCCGGTATCGACCAATGCATCGCAACGGATTTTGTGGCTCGGATCGAGGGCATTTTCCAGCGTCGTTTCGACAACGATTCGGCCCATGTGGATGACTCCTGAAAAGTGGGAGCGAGGTATATTCACGGAAGGGGAAAAGAACTATCAATAAATCGTATCATATGATTGTAGTGCCGCTAGATCAGAGGCCAATTGTGAGGCTCAATGTTGCCCGCGAAGCGCTCGCTCCTGCATGCAGGGGTTCGTTCGCATTTGGGCAGGATGCGTTTCACCTATTCCGCGGGTAACGCCTTCGGGACCCTATGCGTCTCGATCTGGCCGCACCCCGGCTGTAAACCGGCCCACGATGCGGGTAAGCGGATGCCGACGACGGCGCCTGTCGGCATGAGCTTTCCCCGCGCCGGCAACGCGCCCGTGCCTGCGGTGAGATAAGCAACCAGATCTTCCAAGCCCGGGTTGTGGCCCACCAGCAATAGCCGTTGAATTTTCTCCGGACAACGCGCAAGGACGTTCAGTAAGGTCGCGACCTCTGCGGCGTAGATCTTGGGATCCCAATGAATCTGCCCCTTCTTGATAGCGAGCGCCTCGCAGACCAGGAGGCAGGTCTGGCGCGCGCGTAGGGCTGGTGAGCTCACGACCCGGTCAGGGATCAACGCTTGCTCGCGCAGCCAGCGCCCCATGCGCGGTGCGTCGCGCTCCCCGCGCTTCGCTAAGGGGCGGTCAAAGTCCGATCCGGGACCGCGGTCCCAATCGGATTTCGCATGCCGCATCACCAGCAAGCGCCGCGCCGCACCCGCCGCCGTCATCGCACGCGCGCCTCGCCATGCCACGGCTCGGCCTCTTCGCGCTCGCTAGCATCCACGCTGTTCACCCACTGGTCCCGATAGTCAAGGTAATTGTAGCGCTTCTTGAGTACGATCCTGCCCGTGCTTTCCTTGGCATAGATCGCTGGGAGATTGATCCCGTTGAAGCGCGAAGCCTTGACCAGGCTATAGGCGCCGATCCCGTCGAACGTCAGCCGATCGCCCACCCCGAGCGGCTCGCTGAATTCGTAGTCCCCGAAGAGGTCGCCCGCGAGGCAGCTCGAGCCGGCGATGAGGTACCGATACCGCCCGCCGCGTACCGCTTCCCGCAAGGCCGGGCTCGTCTGGTATTCGAACACTTCCGGCAGATGCGCGACCGTGGTGTCCAAGACAGCTACTTGGCGGCCTTCGCTCGCGAACACATCGACCACGCTGGCGATGAGACAGGCCGCTTCCCCGACCACCGCCTTACCGGGCTCAAACAACACTTCCAACCCATAGCGCCGTTGCAAACCTCCCACGATGCGCGCCAATTCCTCGACCGCTTGCGGCCGGTCGACATAATAACCGCCGCCGAGATTGATCCACTCGAGCCTCGCGAGCCATGCGCCTAGCACTTCCTCGACCCTTGCGAGCGTGGCGGCGAGCGGGCTGAGATCACGCGCCGCGTGCATGGTGTGGAAGTGGACACCGCTGAGCCCGGCAAGATCGCCACCGCCCGCGTCCAAAGCGCTCCTGACGGCGCCCAGCGCGGCGCCGAGTTTGGAATGCGGCCGGCAGGGGTCATAGCGCGGATCGCCGAGATGCGAGACACCGGGATTGATGCGCAATCCGCAGCGCCCGCCCGCGGGCCGCCCGCGCTTGCGGCAGCGCTGCCATTGGGCGAGGGAATTAAAACTTAAATAGTCGCAGCGCCGGGTGATCTCCGAAAACTCGTCCGCTCTCAACCCTGGGGTCGTGATGTGAATCACGCCCTTATCGCCGAGCACCTCGCGCGCTAACCTGGCCTCGAACAAGGAGCTCACGGAGAATCCGTCGAGCAGCGGCCGCAGGCACTCGAGAATATCGACGAACGGTAAGGCTTTGATGGAGAATAAGAGCTTGAAGCCTTTCTCCTCGCGGAGGAGCGCGAGCCAAGACAACGCCCGGCGCAGCGCCGCTTTGTCGTAGACGAAGGCGGGGGTAAGGATAGAGACACTCATGAAACCGAGGACCCGTGTGGTAAGACGCTCATATTACGCGCGCTGGAAAACGCGAACTAAGGAAGCTCTGCAAGAGTGTCGCGAGCAAGCCCAGATGCGCGAAGCCGCGGAGCGAGTCGCGAGACATATCAGGTAGATAGGCGAGCGACGAGCGAGCACGCGACAAAGCAGATGGGCTGCGCAGCAACTCTTGCAGAGCTTCCCTAAAAGATAACACAACACGAGGGACCGTGCGCCGTTGAGCGGCGGCACGCTCGCGACCCATCAACACTCGTGAATGACGGAGAACCCAATGCCCGAGAGCCCGCTTGACGATAACGCGCGGCCCGCCCCCATCGCGGTGAGCGCCGCATTCAAGACCCTCAGCCTGACCGCGATCGCCCGCGTCAATCACGGCGAGGAGGTCCGAGTCCGGCCGATCATGGATGGGACTCAAGACCTATTCGAGAAAACCTTGCGGCTTTTGGATCAACACCAGATGCCGGCCGAAGATCCGGCGAGCGCCGAGGCGCCGGCGCCGGACCGTTTCATACCGGCACACCAAGACCTTCGAAAACGCTTCCTTTTCGCCGAAGCCGTCGGCGGTTATGCGACGCTCAGCGATCTCATCGACTCCTACTCGCCGGGCTACAAATTTTATGACCAATACGACAAGAACGGCGCGGATGCGACCCTGACCCCCGCCACGGTTCGGACCTTGGAGAGCTACTTCGCGCGCATGAGCGACGCGCTCGCGCATGCTCACGATTATCTCCATAAACACGCCGCGCAGGATTTTGACCACGCGGAGATCGGCGAGCTGCACGAGATCATGACCCGCTCCCGCGCGCGCGCGCGCAAAGTATCCGCCATTCTGGGCCATCATCTAATGCAAGAGATCGAGCGCGCGGTGCGGATGTTAAACGCGATCTGTGAGAAGATCCGCACGGTCGAGAAGGGGATCAACGGCATCTTTCTGGTGGAAAGCGAGATCATGTTTGTGCCGGCGACCGATCTCATCGAATGCATCAATAACATTTTTAAGGGCGTGGGTAACCCCTACCTCACGAGCAAGATCGACGGGCTGCTGTTGCTCGCGGCCAGAAACCTGATGATCGAGGTGGTTTCGTTTTATTCCTACTACGGCAAGGAACAAATC
This region of Pseudomonadota bacterium genomic DNA includes:
- a CDS encoding type II toxin-antitoxin system HicB family antitoxin; translation: MQARLTMVYWRGDHFFLGKLLEHPEIMTQGETLEELEENLKDAYLAMVLDDVPDHYKTKELAL
- a CDS encoding histidine phosphatase family protein, translated to MTAAGAARRLLVMRHAKSDWDRGPGSDFDRPLAKRGERDAPRMGRWLREQALIPDRVVSSPALRARQTCLLVCEALAIKKGQIHWDPKIYAAEVATLLNVLARCPEKIQRLLLVGHNPGLEDLVAYLTAGTGALPARGKLMPTGAVVGIRLPASWAGLQPGCGQIETHRVPKALPAE
- a CDS encoding carboxynorspermidine decarboxylase is translated as MSVSILTPAFVYDKAALRRALSWLALLREEKGFKLLFSIKALPFVDILECLRPLLDGFSVSSLFEARLAREVLGDKGVIHITTPGLRADEFSEITRRCDYLSFNSLAQWQRCRKRGRPAGGRCGLRINPGVSHLGDPRYDPCRPHSKLGAALGAVRSALDAGGGDLAGLSGVHFHTMHAARDLSPLAATLARVEEVLGAWLARLEWINLGGGYYVDRPQAVEELARIVGGLQRRYGLEVLFEPGKAVVGEAACLIASVVDVFASEGRQVAVLDTTVAHLPEVFEYQTSPALREAVRGGRYRYLIAGSSCLAGDLFGDYEFSEPLGVGDRLTFDGIGAYSLVKASRFNGINLPAIYAKESTGRIVLKKRYNYLDYRDQWVNSVDASEREEAEPWHGEARVR